The genomic DNA CAGTCGATTCGCTTCCAGTTTACGGAACACTCTATCGCAACGCCGTCGCGTTGTCGGCCAATGATACGTTTACGCAAGCTGACATCGCTGCGGGGCTAATCACTTATGATCACAACAGCAGCCAAACAGCATCCGATAGTTTTACGTTTACTGTCGACGACGGAACGGGAACCACGACTTCGGCATCGTTCAACTGGGCGATCACCAACGTCAACGATGCCCCGGTGCTTGCGTCGATCGAGTCCGCTGTAATCGCCTACACGGAAAACGACGGAGCGGTGGCGATCACGTCGACACTGACGCTGTCCGACGACGATCTCGAAAACCTTGAATCGGCAGTAGTCCAAGTCACTGCGGGCTATAATTCGGACCAAGACATCCTTAGTCTTGCCGATCAGAATGGAATCAGCAGCTCATGGAACGCGGGGACCGGCACGTTGACGTTGACCGGTTCGGCAACCATTGCTCAATACCAGGCCGCACTTCGCAGCGTCACCTACACCAATTCCAGCGAACGCCCCGACACGGCGACTCGGACCGTTAGCATTACCGTTAATGACGGCGAACATGAAAGCAACACGTTAACGCGGCACATCACGGTTGCCAGCGTCAACGATGATCCAAGCAACACTGGCAGCTTTCCGACTACCGGTACGGTGACGGAAGACGTTTCCAGTACTATCGACCTCTCGTCGATCGACCTCAGCGATCTCGACCACAACGGTGGCGATCTAGTGCTGACAATCAGCACATCCAACGGTGGAACGCTTACAGATGGCGGGACGCCGGGACTTGTGCGCGCCCCATTGGATCCCACAATTGCTTTGTTTCAGGGCTCTCTCAATGCGCTCAACGCGTTTTTGGACAACGTTGGCGCGCTCAAATACAAACACCCGACTCAACACATCAGCGGCACCACTGCCGACGCGATCACCGTGACAATCCGCGACCTTGGCAATACAGGCACCGGTGGTGGCGGGACGATCCTGCTTGGAACGTTTGACGTCGACATCACCACCGTCAATGACGAACAAATATTAGCGGTCAATACGGGAACAACGGTCGCTGAAGGTTCGACCGGCAACACGATCACCACAGCGATGTTGCAGACGACCGATGTCGACAACACCAATGCGCAACTGGTCTACACCGTCGACTCGATTCCCGTCAACGGAACGCTCTATCGCAACGCGGTCGCCCTTTCGGCAAGTGATACGTTTACGCAAGCCGACATCGCAGCGGGTTTGATCACTTATGATCACAACGATAGCCAAACAGCAACCGATGGCTTTGCGTTTACTGTCGACGACGGAACGGGAACCACGACTTCGGCAGCGTTCCACTGGACGGTCACCAACGTCAACGATGCACCCGTGGCGGTATCCGATCCAGTGGTTCCCACGAACCCTGCGTTTATCACCAACGAAACAACATCGCTCGCGCGCGTCGACATTTTGTCGAACGACATCGATGCCGATCACGATCCATTGACGATCGTTCGGATCAACGGGAACACGTTCTCCGTTGGCGTGCCGATCACGCTTCCCAGCGGAGCACTGGTCACCGTGAACGGTGATGGCACGATCGATTTTGATCCCAACGGCCGTTTCGACGACTTGGCAGTTGGTCAATCGGCGCTCGATGGGTTTGCCTACACGATCAGCGATGGCCAAGGAGGCACCGACACCGGACAGGTGATCGTGACGATCAACGGAGAAAACGAACCACCACAGATTGGCGACAGCAAGATCACGATCGATCCCAACACACCGACCGTGATTCCCGTGTTGGAAAACGCATACGACTCCAATGGAGATCCATTAAGCGTGATCGTGATTTCGCAGCCCGACAACGCCAGCGTGGTCGTCAACTCCGACGGCACGCTGACCTTTACGCCGCACAAGGATTATGTCGGAACGGTCAGCTTCCGCTATCTTGTCGAAGATCCCTACGGCGGCAGCGCAACCGCGACGCTGCAAGTCGAGGTGCGGGCACAGTTCGTTTTCGACAATCTACACCAACCGAAAAACGGGTTTGACCGCGACGACAGCGGCCGATTTGCAGCCGGCGGAATAAACCGCTACGGAAGCCAAGGTGGCGACAGCGTCTACGCCGGTGGCAGCGTCGATTTCCGGCAACCGTTAAGCCAGCAGATCTATACGTTGGCTCCCGAACCGATCCTTTCGGGACAAGCCCGCTACGGCAGTCATATCGTCGGTCGGATCTACGATTCCAGCGGGCGTTTGATCGCCGAGAGCTTCACGATCGCCGACATCAGCGGAACTTGGTTGCTCCAGTTCCAAGGCGTGCGAAGCTTTGACTATTATCGTGTCGAAATCGAACTGACAGACAATTACGGACACGATAGCTCACGCCTTAGCATCGGCCCGAGCAATTCGTCCTACCAGAGCTTGCAACCGCTGACGCAAACCAGCGAACCATTGACCGTGCAACGCGTAACCCGAGACACTCCGTCGCTTTCGTTGCAACAAGCGCATCGCGCGCTCAACAATCCGTTGGGTTTGGGGACCTAGCCGCAGCAAGAGCGTGCCGCGGGATTCAGGCGTTCGATCGCAAGCGATGAAACGTGGGTTCGCAGGGACGCGTTTTGTTCAGATTTTGCGAGTCGATCAACTGCAAGCGTCCATCGGGCCATTCGACGATCGCGCTGCAGTGCTCGATCCAATCGCCGGTGTTCAGATACGTGATCTCTTCGATCTGAGTGATCTCCGGCTTATGGATATGGCCGCAGACAACCCCTTCGCACTCTTGATCGCGAGCAAAGTCACACAACTGCTGATGGAAGCCGCTCTTTTTTTGGACACAGCTTTTCGCCCACAGCTTCAAACTGCGACTGATCAGAATCCCGCGGCCGCCAAACAAGCGAAGCACTGCATTGATGCTGCGATCGATCGCCAGCAACCCCTCGTAAGCAAACGATCCGACAAATGAAAGCCACTTCATTTGGCTCTCGACCATATCGAATTGATCGCCGTGCAAAACGGCCAACCGCTTTCCATCGGCGCACTGATGGATGAACGAGTCGCGGATTTGCACCAGTCGGTAATCTTCGACAAAACTACGCAAGAAGGTGTCGTGGTTACCCGGTGTGTAATAGATTTCGGTTCCCGATACGCCGAGATCGAATAATCGTGCGACCAAACGATTGTAAGCCGGTGTCCAACGGAGCTTGCGGCTCATGCGGCGATTGTCGACCACGTCGCCAACCAAATAAATCTTTTGGGGCCAGCAACGTTCGAGCAGCTGCAACAGCGGTTCGACCTGGCAGAACCGACTGCCCAGATGGATATCCGAAAGAAACAGCGTTCGCGCGTCGGACAATTCCCAAGTTGCGGACGACGCGTTTCGATTTGAAACGATCGTTTGTTCTGTGCTTGTCACGCAGTGCGACCTCTCTTATGCCCACGGATCGGGGTACAAAACGCCAGCTTTTGGAGACGTCTCGCGAATGTCGTTCCCTCGTATCAGCTGCCATCGTCCGTGAACATGCAGATCGGAAAGTGTGGCCGCAGTGTACCAAGAATGAAATAGGGGGCGAAGTACAAAAAATGGGAAACATGCCCAACCGGGGATGGTTCGAAACCGGATGAGCCAACCCTTTTTCTGGCATGGAGCCCGAGGCTCGCTCACGCATCCGGCCGGTTTGGGCTACAATTCCCCCTTTTGCCCCCCAACAACGTCCCTTCCAAATGAATTGGAATGCCATGCAATCTCGGAATTCAAGGATCGGCCTGATCCTTTTCTTTTGCTATCTGCTGCTTTACAGCGGATTCGTATTTATCAATGCTCTCTCCCCCGACTCGATGGATATGCAGCCGATCGAAGGCATCAACCTCGCTATCGTCTATGGGTTTGTTCTGATCGTCGGCGCGTTTGCGATGGCGCTGCTGTACGGTTTGCTTTGTAAAAATGAAGCTCCAAGCGACAACGATGGGGAGGCGAAATAATGATTTACGAACCCTCCACGATCGCCGTCGTGATCTTTTTGGCATTTGTTGGTCTGACGCTCGGCTTCAGCTTTTACCTTGGACGGCAAGCCAAATCGTCCGCCGGATTTTTTACCGCCCACGGACAGATCCCCTGGTTTGTCAACGGCGTCGCGTTTGCTGGCGATTATCTGTCAGCCGCTTCGTTCCTCGGAATCTGTGGGATGATCGCCTTTAGCGGTTACGATGGCTTTCTCTATTCGATCGGTTACCTAGCCGGTTGGATCGTCGCGCTGTTTGTCGTCGCCGAACCGATGAAGCGCCTGGGCAAATTTACCTTCGCCGATGCTCTTAATTCAACGTTCAACTCGCGCGGCATCAAACTGGTTGTCGGCATCAGTACGCTGGTCGTCAGCATCTTCTATCTGATCCCGCAGATGGTTGGTGCGGGCGTGTTGATTCAACCGCTGCTCGGCTTCCCGCACTGGGTTGGCGTCGTCTTGGTTGGTGCCACGGTGATCTGCATCGTCACCTCCGCTGGCATGTTGTCGACGACCTGGGTTCAGTTCCTAAAAGGTTCGCTGCTGGTGATTTTCAGCGGCGTCCTGACATACATGATCTTGCAACGTGGCTTCACCGCGCAAGAGGGCGGAATCGACGGGCACGTCTTTCAAACCGTGGGCCCGCTGAGCTTGGAGAACATGGAATCCGAACTGCTCGCCACGCCGATGTTGGCAGGCGGCAAGATCGTTCCCGCGACGGGCGATTGGGAAGGCAAAGACTTTATCCGTACCCGCGACAGCGAAGGTGCGATGATCGTTTGGCGCATCGAAGAGGCTGGCGATGACAAAGTCAAACTGCTTGAAGGGCAAATCCTTACCGAAACGGCCGATGGCGAGACCTTAGTCAACGGCTTGGTCAAGGGAACCGAAAAGGGCGGCGCCGAACTGCATCCGATCGGCTACATCAATAAGCTCAGCGGAGACCGCAAAGAGACCGGACCGCTCGGCTTTTTGTCGTTCTTCC from Rosistilla oblonga includes the following:
- a CDS encoding UDP-2,3-diacylglucosamine diphosphatase, which gives rise to MTSTEQTIVSNRNASSATWELSDARTLFLSDIHLGSRFCQVEPLLQLLERCWPQKIYLVGDVVDNRRMSRKLRWTPAYNRLVARLFDLGVSGTEIYYTPGNHDTFLRSFVEDYRLVQIRDSFIHQCADGKRLAVLHGDQFDMVESQMKWLSFVGSFAYEGLLAIDRSINAVLRLFGGRGILISRSLKLWAKSCVQKKSGFHQQLCDFARDQECEGVVCGHIHKPEITQIEEITYLNTGDWIEHCSAIVEWPDGRLQLIDSQNLNKTRPCEPTFHRLRSNA
- a CDS encoding DUF485 domain-containing protein, which gives rise to MNWNAMQSRNSRIGLILFFCYLLLYSGFVFINALSPDSMDMQPIEGINLAIVYGFVLIVGAFAMALLYGLLCKNEAPSDNDGEAK
- a CDS encoding cation acetate symporter, coding for MIYEPSTIAVVIFLAFVGLTLGFSFYLGRQAKSSAGFFTAHGQIPWFVNGVAFAGDYLSAASFLGICGMIAFSGYDGFLYSIGYLAGWIVALFVVAEPMKRLGKFTFADALNSTFNSRGIKLVVGISTLVVSIFYLIPQMVGAGVLIQPLLGFPHWVGVVLVGATVICIVTSAGMLSTTWVQFLKGSLLVIFSGVLTYMILQRGFTAQEGGIDGHVFQTVGPLSLENMESELLATPMLAGGKIVPATGDWEGKDFIRTRDSEGAMIVWRIEEAGDDKVKLLEGQILTETADGETLVNGLVKGTEKGGAELHPIGYINKLSGDRKETGPLGFLSFFRELGESEVTLWSEQKIADSDGAKSTVYYPTSVSGSEVLRPGRKFTGIRSDNPLDRLNFLSLMLALFCGTASLPHILIRYYTVKDEAAARKSTIVGIAAIGFFYVLTLYMGLGAMASGALDVTTSNMSAPLLAKSINEWLFAIISAIAFTTVLGTVSGLIIASAGAVTHDLLVSSLGFKLTGDEEVRVAKLASITVGVIAIVLGILFKDLNVSFLVGWAFSIAASANLPALIMLLFWRGTTHQGIIAAVTVGMVSSLGWILLSGDTYAKVYGLDAADAIVPFSQPGIVTIPLGFITLVVVSLMTRRDTPK